Genomic window (Daucus carota subsp. sativus chromosome 5, DH1 v3.0, whole genome shotgun sequence):
AACCCACCCCCTACAAAGCACATTGTTTTATTCGTGTGCAGTATAGTGTAGCTGGTGCAAGGGTAGCTTCTTTTGTAGTAGCTTTGTAAATGTAGCTTTTATCAGCAATCTAGAACTGTTTTGTAAATTCTGAATATTATACTTGCTACAATACAGAATCTTGTAGTTAACAAATAGAATTATTGGAATCACTCCTGTATATCTAGAATGTGGTGGTTGGTATCTTGCAGAATCTTCTTGATTCTTGTGTACAAATTGCAACATTTGAAGCTCTACTTGCATTTGGTTTACCATTGAAAAGGTACCATATGGGATggtactaaatatattataagttttaCTTGATCCCAAATATGTTTTTACAAAACATACACATGACTAAAGTGTTTAAAGGATGACATACAAAAAGAAAAGGCGAGGATGAAAGATCCCCACCACAATAATGTGCCTAATATACATTTTTGTACCTAGCTTATCCCAACGTTACATCTCAACAGAATAACATTAtgtaaattttgatattatttactACTGGATGGTTGAGCTAGTTTATGTTACACAAATCTTTAGCTCTACAAGAACAATATACATCCCTTGCCTTAACTGCAGCTGGAGGGAGCAAACCCCAGCTTACCGTTTACTAAATCATATTCCCATATATGACTCTGTTGCATAATGTTACCAATCACGGAAACTCCAGGCCAACCGGTTGGCACTAAACCAAGACACTTGACTTCATCGGCTGCATCAATCACATAACTCTTCACAGGTGGCTCGAATCTACTTCCGTCTTGGAAATGAAACATAAGTCTCGGCGTGTCCCGGGACTCGTTGAAGCCCGTGGCGTTAAAGCAGTATTCCAACTGTCCAATTTTGATGCCCAGTCTCTGAAATCTATTCAGTGACAATGCCAGTGCAGCTACTACAGGCTTGTAAGCTGGCAATGCGAGGAAGGTAAGGCTGGAACCCGTGTCAAGTATCGCGCCACCAACGCCATTGACATCCCATATTTCACCCGGAATGTCTAACATTTCATCCCCTACTGATATTCCCCTAATGTTGACAGCATAAAATGTACCAATTGCGCCAAGGGTGGTGTAAATCTTGTTCGTAGCGGCGTTTTGGTAGGAAGGGTTAGAGAATGTGAGGTGACTGGAGACGTTTTTAGGGCTTAAATGATCCGGCAAACAATAGGAGAACTTGCCTCCAAAAGTGTCTGTAGCTCTTATAGCAAATGATGACTTGCTAAACCCCAATCCCAGTACGCCATCAGGTGCTGCCTTTCCGCGGAAGCTTGGTCCCTCGGAAGATTGGCTGCATCCCATGAGTACATTTTCGAGTTTTGCTTTTCTGCCGTTTGTGAGACCAACTGTTACAGTCTCGTTGGCGAAAATTCCTATTGCTGAAGATCCGTCTGAGTACCTGAATAAATGCAGATTCAGATTATAGATAAATCCTAAGTTTGTGTGcacttcatggaatggaatgagttgagaatggaatgaaattataTGAACAAGTTTTATGGAGATTGGAGAAAATATGAGgcaataatgattaaatatgagtgagttaaaaattttcatgaagaagatgataggaaaagatgatgaacaaatggaatcaacattcctttcaaaacatgtgggttaaatttttagttaaaatatttacaaTGGAATGAGTGaagtaatgaaaattataaacaatttcactaattactcacaatttataatctaaatttcattttattctccCCTCATTCTATTCCAtaaagtgaacacaacctaagtaATCATTTCTAATCTTTGTTGCCCTAACTTTTTACGGAGTATTCACAACAGGATACATAAGTTCTAATATTGGGTATGATATAAGATATGTTGAACTTATTTtctgtaaaatcaaatttcagaataaaaataaaaaatttaaaattttcaacttctcaaattctgttttataaatcaaaaattaactcataaatttttttacacaaacagtatgAACTTATAAATCCATAATGCGGACTTAAACGTTAAAACCAACCCCTAAAATAAATTAGTGTaacttcaaaatttaatattatcaacTTCTCATATCCAACTGCAGCTACCTTATATACGGTATAATTCAGAAactaacttataaatttttgataCAAAAGTTACGAATAAATTAGTTCTTGCTTATAAGTCAAGATGCTGGACTCAAAACCAAACACCCCGAAATCCGAATAAACAAGAAAAAGATCAAGTCGAAGAGGTGCGAAGTTGCGGTAGATTTTGGAAAGAATAATGAAGATGTTACTGAGGATTAACGGCTCTATGTAAAAGCGGGGGTATGTGTAAGACTAAAGATTTGCGTTGACTGGATCAGGTTCTCAACTACCCTATCATACTAATAATGGTGCAGCCGCAGTATAGATAGATCATCTCTTAATATCAACGATACGGAGCAGCAATATGTATTAATGACATATGGACACACACAACCTATCTATCACTGCTCCTCTTTTCCCACTTGTCATCATCCCCTCGAGTCAAATTATGATTCATTGATCCTCAATTAACACTCACAAAGTCATGACACAGGCAAttaattagtactccctccgtccccctcaattgtttacattggaggggaacacggagaccaagacaatgtatgaaaaatgagtaaagttagataaaaagtgggtaaagtggtgggatccatcaatgtttaataatagatttgagatagtggaggaaagtaataggtgtaatactccctctgttttttaatatatgacgtttgactttttggcacacatttttaagtgctttgaccgggtagttaaaaacattttttttgaaattttcttttcctgaataaaaatatgaaatcaaaattttaattcacaaaaaaaatcaattaaaaataatgatttttactacccggtcaacccacctaaagttacgtgcccaagtcaaaagtgtcatataaaaaaaaacagagggagtagtagtttttattgttaaatatgagatagtgggagaagatagtgggtgtaatgatggaaaaaacttactatttatggtaatgtaaagaaatgagagggacatcccaaaatagtaaccgtaaagaaatgagagggaaagAGGGAGTAATCATTTATGTCAAGTGgtttatgttttttttcttattaaataaaaaacaaggGAAGGTGGGCCCACTGGCATGGTAACTACTAGAAAGAAGAAACATTTGCCACCCTGGAGAAGAGGCATTTATTTAACAACTATGAAACCTACTCGGTCTGAGGGGATGAGATCAATCTAGCATCTGCAGATATGAATGATACTGTTGGCAGTTGGTTTGCACAGACTAAACCCCCATCCCCCAACACACAATGCTACAACTCGGATCAAATTTCGAGTTTCTTTTaaaaatcgggtcaagttcAGAATCCGAAAGTAAATCGAAACACGTTGACGCaaagatatttataattagtaatggtacttatatttataaacttaACTAAAGTCTTCACTCTTCTCCAGGTGGACTAGAGTGTTATACACAAATACGGTCGGAATACAGTAATCATgacaaaatttagaaaataatccGAACGCggacatatattatttaatgtcCGCGTGTTTCAAACTCTCGATATCCCGTAAAAGAAGTTAGCTTCAATGTTCTTAAAAAGCAAAAAAGAAGAGTGAGATTAACACTAACAATGAAACCAAAAACAGTGCTGACCTGTAATCGAAGGCGCAGGGGTTGGAAGGCAAAGGACACATAGCAAGCGAGAACAGATTCGACAGCTCCACTTTGCACATCTCTGAAGAACAAGGAATTGTATCAAACGACGACGAATTATCCGCTTCAAACACCTCATCTCTACTCTCCTCCCCATTCGCACCTCTGTACTTGCAGTTGATCCAAGTGAGATCACTTCCCGTATCCACAATCAGCTTCAATTTCTGCGACGGAGTCCCGGCCTTGAACGCCACCACGTACTGCCCGATCCCAAAATCAGCCCCGGAGTGCATACTCATTTCAACCGCCACATTCACCCCGTCCCTGGTGCTCACATTGTTTCTTGTTTCCTCGACTAATTGTCGTCTAATTTTAACAATGCTGTGCACCCTCTGATGCTTCTTCATCACGGATTGTCTCCGTAAAAACGTCTGCTGACGATCAGCGTCGCTCTCAAGCATCGCTTGCAAGGTTTTTGGCATTTCAACAACAACGTGATGATTCGTCTGAATAACGTCTATAGCAGCTGCGACGCTGTGAACGCTAATCAGCACAGAGAATATGAGCGCGAAAAACGCAAGTGTAACAGGGAAAGAAAATTTGGCCATATTGATGAGCAGAGACTAAGGGAGAAATAGCGAGTGGTGGAAATGTAACGGAGAGGGTGTTTTATTGCAGCTGGGGGTGGAGGAGCACTCGTTGAGTGTGATTGATTATTTCAACTTCATTTAACGGTGCTTTATTTTATTACTACCTCGCTATATAAATTTGTCTGTGTTGTCTGTATGATGATAATGATGCCTTATATTTTATCGGCAACTTCACACCTGTTGATGCGAGACAATGTATTAATGTAACAGTAAAGGTCAAAATTAGTGTCTGTAGAATGCTAACTTTGTGTTGTCAGAGACAAATGGAAAAACTAATATCCCCGTTCCTTATGCCTCGAAATCATAAACTTGTCATATTTAATGTTACTGCAAATTATGGTTTTGTCCGGGAGAGTTTTTT
Coding sequences:
- the LOC108222995 gene encoding aspartic proteinase NANA, chloroplast, coding for MAKFSFPVTLAFFALIFSVLISVHSVAAAIDVIQTNHHVVVEMPKTLQAMLESDADRQQTFLRRQSVMKKHQRVHSIVKIRRQLVEETRNNVSTRDGVNVAVEMSMHSGADFGIGQYVVAFKAGTPSQKLKLIVDTGSDLTWINCKYRGANGEESRDEVFEADNSSSFDTIPCSSEMCKVELSNLFSLAMCPLPSNPCAFDYRYSDGSSAIGIFANETVTVGLTNGRKAKLENVLMGCSQSSEGPSFRGKAAPDGVLGLGFSKSSFAIRATDTFGGKFSYCLPDHLSPKNVSSHLTFSNPSYQNAATNKIYTTLGAIGTFYAVNIRGISVGDEMLDIPGEIWDVNGVGGAILDTGSSLTFLALPAYKPVVAALALSLNRFQRLGIKIGQLEYCFNATGFNESRDTPRLMFHFQDGSRFEPPVKSYVIDAADEVKCLGLVPTGWPGVSVIGNIMQQSHIWEYDLVNGKLGFAPSSCS